The genomic window TCGCCACCTTTCACCAGTCATTCAGTTACGAGGACTTCATTGAGGGCATTCGACCGGTGATGCGCAAAGACGGGACGGCGGGTTTTGAGGTGAGGGACGGAGTTTTCAAGGAAATTGCCAGTGATGCCAGAATCGCATGCTTATTCTCGGCTTCCCAAAGTAACGCGACAGTCACCAGTGGGGGCTATCAGCGGCCCAAAAGCGATGATTCAGAAACGGGACGCGTGTGGAAAATCGCTGACGAGCTTCTGCAAATTTCCGGCAAACAACCTGAACGAAAAGAAATCATCGAGGAAGCGGTGAAAGCTGGCATCAATTTCAACACAGCAGCTACTCAAGCGAGCAAGTGGCTGAATTCCCAAGGCGTCGAACCACCCGTTGAGGATGACGACGAAGTTGATCCTGTGGTTCAGATGGAAGGAAATCGGCCCTACGTCCTGATCATCGACGAGATCAATCGAGGGAACATCAGCCGCATCTTTGGGGAGCTGATCACGCTCATTGAGGAGGACAAGCGTGAGGGCGCGGAGAATGCGTTACGAGTGACTCTGCCTTCCTCGCGTGAGCTTTTCGCGGTGCCACCGAACCTTTACATCCTCGGCACGATGAACACGGCGGACAAATCGTTGGCCCTGCTGGATGTGGCGCTGCGGCGGCGGTTTGAGTTTGAGGAGCTGGCTCCGAACTTCAGTTTTTGCGAGGGGCTGACTGACGAGATGAAAAGCGTGCTGAACCGGCTCAATGAGCGGATCGAACTGCGGAAGGATCGCGATCACCGCATCGGTCATGCGTTCTTCATGGGTGTGAAGGATGCAGAAGGCTTCAACCGTGTGTTTCGACGGAAAGTGGTGCCGCTGCTGCAGGAGTATTTCTTCAATGACATCGACGGTGCACGCTTCGTGCTCGGAGAAGAGGCCCCAAACAGTGAAAAAGGCTTCCTACGGCCCCTGAAAGCCAAAGTGGAGTCCAAATACCAGCGGAACCGCTGGCGCTGGTTCACTGATGAAGAGCCGGAAATGGACTGCTGGGCCGTTTTGAACGCCAACCTCGCTGAAACGTGATTTCTGAGCCTTTCCGCCTCTGCGAGCATCAACGTGTGAACGTGAGCTGGAGCTACGACACACGCCAAGCGGTGCTGGCTTCGGCTACGGCCTGGCAGGAGTCCCATGGGCTGCCGCAGCCGCCATTGAGTTTTGAAGGACCAGACGGTACCGTGTTGAGAGCGCAGCAGCATGTGGGCGTGATCGAGGCGGGTGGTGTTTGTGTGGAGATTTATCCCAAACTCGACGCCGGAGTCGTGAAGGACGGGCAGGTGACGGATCAACGCGCCGTCACAGTGATGAAAAACCTGCTCTGGCTGCTCGAAGAGTCAGGCCACGAAGGTCTCATCGACGCTGGCGAAGCCGAAGTGGAGGAATCTCCCGATTCCATCTGCGATCTGTTGGCGTGGCTCTTTGCGCGGCGACTGCGTCACCAGCTCGGGCTGGGGCTGGCACAGGAATACATCGGCATGCGGGATGATCTGCCGCTAGTGCGTGGGCGCATTGACTTTGCAAGGCAGTCCACGGTTCATTTTGCCCGCCCGGATGTGATCGCGTGCTCGTGGGATGAGTTCACGCCGGATACACCGCTTGCCCGCCTGCTGCGCTGCGCCGCCGAAGTGCTTCTTGAGCGCGTGCGCCTGCCCGGCGCCGCTGCGGACTTGCGTGATGCGCTCGCCATGTTTGATGAAGTCGAATCCGTGCAGCCCGTTCAGGCAGTCGCAGCAGCCACAGGCATTCGCTGGTCACGGCTGAATGTCCGCTGGAGGCCGTGCCATGATCTTGCGCTCGCTGTTTTGACCGGTCAGGGCCGTGAAATGCACACTGGGAGCAGCGGCAGTTTCGTTTTCCTCATCGACATGAATCGCCTCTTTGAGGACTACTGCCTGCGCTGGCTCGAAAAGACCTGCAAGCAGCGCATCGAGCCGCAAAAACGTCTTGGTACGCTGCTTGTGGCCCCGGACAAACGTATCGCGCAGGACGCGGACTTCTTCTGGTTGGATGAAAACGACATCTGGGTCGGCGATGCAAAGTACAAGCTCCCCGATGCCAAAAACTGGCCGCGCATCGAGGATCTGCGCCAGCTCATCTGCTACGGCCAACTCGCACAACGAATCCACACGGGAAAACCCAGTAGGCTCATGATCCTGCACCCTACGACGGGTGAGGAGAACTGTGAGACGGTGCAAACCTTCGATGCACAGGAATTGCGTCTTCAAAGCATTCGAGTCACTCGCAGCGATCTAGCCTGAGATTCATCTCCAACACAACCCACCACCATGCTCCTCCGCCTCATCTCTCTCCTCACGCTCGCTTTTCTCACCACAGCTCGTGCAGAGCAGTTTGTGCTTTTTGATGTGACGTTCACCTTCACGCAGGAAGATGCGCTGAATTCGAAGCCCAGTCAGTCGCACTACTACCTCAAAGACGACCGACTCAATCCGCAGCGTCCGAAGGACTGGACGGCACCGGTGGATTACCGCAACGGCACGGCGCATCTGCGGCTGGAGGTGCTCGAAAAACCAGCTGGGGATCAGCCCAAGTCATGGAGCGTGTGCTACATCCCTTACAAAGGCCAAAACCACGGCTACGGCTGCATCGGCACGGGGGCGTATTCCAAGACGGGCGTGATCGAAAAGGATCTCGATATGACGAAGTTCTGGCAGAACAACGACATCATCTGGAGCCAGGGCATCAAGGAGATGCATCTCGTCCTCAAAGACGATAAAAACCTCCACGCTCACAAGCGGCCCGATCCCGAAAAATTCTTCCCCACGAAGGTACGCATGACGCTGATCCAGGTGTCGAAGGGTGCGAAGTATGATCCCTCACAAGTTCCAGCCGCGAAGTAACGGATCGGCGGATTTTTTGGCAGCCGCTCCTCTCATGGCAGAGTGATCTCCACCACCAGCCCGCCGCCCTCGCGATTCCGTGCTGTCACGGTGCCACCGCAGGCTTCGATGCAGCGCTTCGTGATCGCGAGGCCGAGGCCGCTGCCACCTGTGTTGCGGCCACGGGCCGCCTCAGGGCGGAAAAAGGGCTCAAAGAGGCGTGCAATGGCCTCTTCGGGCACTCCGGGGCCACGATCTGCGATTTGGAGTGTCACGTGGCCGTTTTCAGCGTTGGCGGTGATTTCGATGTTTTTAGCGTAGCGGATGGCGTTGCGCACGACGTTGCCGATGCCGCGATCCAGGGCGTTTTGCAGGCTGTGGAGCTTGATGTCGCCGATCTCGAGTTTGATGCCGTTTTCGGGCGCTTCGCGGGCGAGGATGTTTTGGAGCAATTCGCGCAAATCGAGGTCTTCGGGCGTTTCGCGGTCAGGGATGGTTTCGGCTTTGGAGAAGGCGAGGACCTCTTCGACGAGTTTGGCCATGTGCTGGAGCTCGCGGTCGAGTTTTTGCAGGTAGGTGGATTGATCGGGCGTGCTGCGCTGCTCCACCACGCCGAGCGCCATCTGCATGCGGGCGATGGGGCTGCATAGCTCGTGTGCGACATCGGCGGTGATGCGTTTTGCTCGCGCATGTAGTCGCCGAGCTGCGCGGCCATGGTGTTCACGGAGGTGGAGAGCTCGCCGAGTTCATCGCTGCGTTGTTTTTCGATGCGCTCGTCGAATTTGCCATGCGCGATGCGGCCTGCGGCGTGGTTGAGCGTGCCGATGAATCCGGTGATGCCGCGCACGAAGGGCATCCACATGAGTGCGGAGATGAGGAGTGCGGCAGCAGCGAGCCAGAGCCACGGGCGCAGATCGAAAAAGAGGCCGCCGCCGCTGATGCTTTCAGAGACCATGACGAGCGTGAGTGAGCGGCCGTCCTGCGCGACGAGGTCGAGATGCACACCAGCCCAGTAGCGAGCGGGGTCGCCAGCACGCATCATGAAGCGCGGCTTCGGCGGTGCATCGGCAGGACGTTTTGAGACAGGGCCGGGTGCGCGGCGGGCGAGTTTTTCTCCGAGTGGACGGCGGTCGATGAGTCGCGGCATGACCTCGGGCGGTGGCGTGAGCGGTTTGCCATGGAGCTGCTCGCCGCGTCCGTCAAAAAGGCCGAAGGTGACGTCGTGTTTTTGATCGTAGTCGCTCAAATGAGCGGGCCATTCGCTCTCGGCGAGGCGGGAGAACTCAAAGGTGATGGTCTCGCCGATGGCGGCGATGCGATCACCGGGCTCGCCGGAGAGCATCCAGTCGAGACCGAGGCGGAACTGCGCCTTGAGAAAGAAAAAGAACAGCAGCGCCAGCACCGCGAGGTTCAGGGCGAACCACGAGAGGATCTTGCCGTAAAGCGGTAGGCGCACGCGGCTCATCGGGCGGGAGTGACGAGTTGATAGCCGTAGCCGCGCACGGTTTTGATGAAGCGCGGCTCCTTCGGGTCATCGCCGAGTTTTTTGCGCAGCGTGGAGATGTGCATGTCGATGGCGCGGTCAAAGACATCCCACTCGCGGTCGGCGACCTCCTCAATGAGCTGTTCGCGTGTTTTCACACGGCCATGGGCCTTCGCGAGTGACAAAAGGAGGCCGAACTCGGCTGGCGTGAGCTGCACGGGCTGGTCGCCAAGGATGACGTCGTGTGTTTCGGGATTGATGCGCAGTTCGCCGATGACGAGTTCTTTGACGGGGGCTTGCGGAGCTGTCTCAGCGATCCAGCCGGTGCGGCGCAGCAGGGCGCGGAGACGGGCGAGCAGCTCGCGAGAGGAAAAGGTCTTCGGCAGGTAGTCGTCGGCACCGAGTTCGAGGCCGACGATGCGGTCCACCTCCTCGCCACGGCCGGTGAGCATCATCACCGGCACTTTGGACTTTGCGCGGATGCGACGGAGCACCTCAAAGCCATCGCAGCCGGGCATCATGACATCGAGGATGATGGCCGCCCAAGGCTCGGACGTGGCGCGTTCGGCTCCGTGCTCGCCATCGTGCTCCATTTCGACCTCGAAGCCCATGGGCTTGAGGTAATCGGCCACGAGCTGGCAGAGCTCGGTGTCGTCGTCGATGATGAGGAGGCGCATGGCGGAGTGTGATGCAGACATTCCTGTCTGCAAGGCCGCCTGGAAGCTCGTGCAGACAGGAATGTCTGCATCACCCTTTACACAATCCCGACAAATATGTCTGTAGAGGGTGAAGAGGGCCTGACACGGAGTTTGCAGCATGGGGCAACCATGAAACGCTCTCTTGCCCTCGCCTGCCTGCTGCCGCTCGCTTTGCATGCCCATACTTTGCCCTCTGGGGACAAGGAGGCGCTGCGGGCGCATATTTTGGAAGAGTTTATGCAGAAATCGGGGGCGAAAAAGGTGAAGCCGGTGGAGGCTCCGATCCCGAAGACGCTGAAAAGGCCGCTGCAGGTGGCTTCGTTTTCGGCGTTCGATATTTCGTCGTTCATGACGAGCGGGTCGGCGCTGCCGCCAGCGGGGAACGGGCTGCTGATGGCGGCTTCGTTTGCGCCGTTCAAGCCGAAGGTGCGCTACAACTGGGATGGGACGACCTTTTTCCTCGAATCGGACAACACGCCGGAGGGCATGCCGAACAAGATGTTCGGGATCACGACCTGGCAGCAGCAGGTGCCGATCCCGGCGGCTTACTTTGCGCATTCGACGAGCAATGAGAACAACGCGGGCTCGCTCGGCTATCAGCAGCCGAATGTGTGGCGCATCCCGCTGGTGCCGGTGCCGTCGGCATCGCCCATCGTGATCTACAATCCACCGGCTCCGCCGACGAACTTCCTGCGCGGCGCGGTGGCGCTGGCGTCGAACGGCATCGCGATCTTCAATCCGTCGAACAACGGAGGGAATGTGTCGTATGAGATCGGCGAGCTGGACTACTACGGCGGTCACTGCGGTCTGGCGGATGATTACCATTACCACATCGCACCCACGCACTTGAACACGCGCTTCGGTGGGCCGTTGGGCGATGACAAGCCCATCGCCTGGGCGCTGGATGGCTATCCGATGTATGGCTTTGTGGAGCCGGATGGCTCGCCGCGGCAGGCGCTGGATGCAGAAGGTGGTCACGATCACGGCGGTGGCTGGGGTTATCACTATCATGCCATGGGCACGACGACGGTGGATGCGACGCATCCGTATGGCACGCCGCAGTCGCCTTACCTGATGAAGGCCTTCCACGGCACGGTGGTGAATTTTGGCAATCAGGTCGATGGTCAGCCTGCGGTCGGAAATCTGCGTGCGGATGGCACAGGCGGCTACAATGCGAAAGCAGTCGCCGGGGCCTACATCGTGGCGCAGATGAATCCGGCGCCGCTGGTCACGGATGGCAGCGGGCATCTCAATCTCATCGCGGGCGTGAATCTGACGAACTGCGCGACGACTTACGGCAGCACGACAGTGACGTGTGCGAGCACGACAGGGCTGACGACGGGGCTGGCAGTGGTGGGTTATGGCGTGAGCAATGGTGCCCGCGTGACCTCGGTGACGAATGCCACGCAGTTTGTGATCAGCATCGCGGCGATCGCGACGACGACGGGCCGGAACTTCAACGCGGTGTCGATGGCCAACGCCTCGCCGGATGCGCATCTCATGCGCGTGAACATGGGCGGCCTGGACTATGACGAGTGCTGGACGATCAATCGCAAAGTGAATCCACGCTCGCTGACGATGACCTGGCGTGCGCAGGCGCTTGTCGGCGGAGTGCTCAGCGGTCCGGTTTTGACGACGACGCAGACTTACACGCCCACGGCGGGCACGGCTCCGGCGAATCGCCTCACGGCGTATCCGATGGGCGCTTGGTCGGAGGTGAAGCTGCCGGACACGAGCCAGGCGATCAGCACCACGACGACCTTTGGCGAGGACAGCGACTACACGACGGCTCCGGCGGCGAATCCGCAGTCCTTCACCGACAATGGCGACGGCACGATCACGGACAACGTGACCGGCTTGATGTGGCAGAAGGCCGACGCGGGCGAGATGACGTGGGAAAACGCGGTGAACAATGCCTCCGCGCAATCCACCGGCGGCTACAGCGACTGGCGTCTACCGAATCCGCATGAGCAGAGCAATAGAAGCGCGGCTATCCTACCGATTACCTTTGGCGCAATGCGTGATGCGCAGCATCTGGCAGTTCTTTGATGGCAATGCGAATGTCGGGAGCACACTGTAGAATCAAGGTTCGACACCGATTACGACCAAAGGCACAGCAGGAACGCCTCTTCCATTCCGAATCACGTTGTATAGTTCACCTTCAAAGTAACCTGGTCCCGAGGACATCTGCCGCTGAAGCGACTTCATCGCTAGTATCTCAATCCCAACGTCGATCTGATCACGCATATAGAAGGCAAGGTGCTTCACGAACAGGTCATAGGCGACAAACGAATACTTTCCGAACTGCACTTCGATAGCGACCCGTTCTTTGACGAAGTCAGTCTGATTGTAGCTCAGAATCGGCGTGTAGCCGGCACTGGTGATTTCGTCTTTTTGTTCGTCAGCAGATTTTTGCAGTGTTTGCCGGATCAACTTCTCGTCTTCGGTAACCCAGTAGGTGACTCGGCTCTCCTTCCACTGCTTGTCGGCCAGCAATGTCTTGAATGATTCATTCATCGCTGGCGGACTGTAGAGAATGTCTCCCTCCATGCCTTTCTCTTTACTGATTTTTGTCTTACAGGCTTCGGCATCGACAGCAACAATGACGTCTTGAACCTCTTTCCAAAGCTTCTTGTGATGAACCATCAGGTATTCAAGTCCATTGAGATGGGAGTAAATTTTCGCGATTCTCATTTTGTTTTGCGGGCGCGTTTTGGCTTCGGATATGTAACCGGAACACGGTTAAGGTTCTCTACTTCACTGCGATCTGGAGTCTCAAGGAGCATCATCTGCTCATTTTCATGGCCGTTTCCATTCAGCCAGGGTGCGGAACGCAGTGCTAATCCTGCATCATCGGGATTAAACACAGGCTTGTTCATGGGCCGAACTGGCAGGGTGCCTTGGATTGACTTGGTCACTCGGTCACGCGCAATCTCGGCGTAATGGGGCATTACTTCCGCGCCGACCCCCCTGCGCCCATGCCTTATGGCCGCAATAATTGTTGTGCCTGCGCCCAAGTATGGATCGAGAACAAGATCGTTTGGACGAGTGAGGGACAAAATCAAACGCTCGATAAGTTCGACCGGAAACTGACACGGATGATCACTCTTCTCGACATGGTTACTCTTGACGTTTGGAATGACCCACAAGTCACCCGGATTTTTCCCAAGCGGATTGCAGGAATACTCGCCGGCCTTCGGCCCCTTAAAATACTTCTTACCCGGATACTTTTGAGGAATTCGAATTGGATCGACATCAAAGTGGTAATCATCACCTTTCGTGAGCCACATGATTACCTCATACCGACCAGATAGTCTCCGGCTGCAATGTAGTCCATGTTCAAAATGCCAGACTACCCGGTTTCTCATCTGGAGACCTAGTTCGCTAAAAACAGGGAATAAGAGGTAATCCAGTGGAATTATCGCCCCGCGATCCACATAGTTTCCGACTTGCCAGCATATGCTGCCTCCTGGCTTGAGTGTCCGGACGCATTCTTGAATTACAGCTCGCTGGTCATCCACATATTGCGCGACGGGGTTTCGCCTCTCGTAGGCCTTTCCAATATTGTAAGGGGGCGAGGTTACAACAAGGCTGGCGGCACCGTCGGGAATGCTGCGCAGCAGTTTCAAGCAATCGCCTTCAAAGACAACTGCGCGTTCTTGAGGCCCATATTTGCGGGCTATTTTTGGATCATTTTCACTCATCATCTTGGTCTCAGCTTAGGCCAATCAGACTGCCATCAAATGTTGAATGGCAAAAGGGCGTTCTCTCGGCGCAGTGCATGGCAGCGATTTGCGTAGCACAGCTTTTGGTGGTGCGCTCGATGAGGCCGGAGATGTGGATGCCCTTGGTCATGCCGCAACTTGAAACAATTCTTGGCCGCTGTCTCCACTTTTAGCTTTGACCTTGTCAGCGCGTGAAAGAGCCCTTGCCAAAATCCGGCCCGTTGAGGCAAATGTCTGTCCCATGCCGAAACTGTGGTCCTGGGACTCTGGTTTGGGGTGGGAGAGCCTCACACCGGGGATGGCATGGGATGCGATGACTGCAACAGCCCCGCCCCCGGCACCCCAAACGCCTCCCGTTTGGTCCTGCCGACGCGTCGGCAGCGCTAGACGGCTCTCATCTGCGATAGCCGGGGCGTCGGCAGGGCTGGACGGCTCCCGTTTGGGGCAGCCGAGGCGTCGGCGGGGCTGGACGGCTCCCGTTTGGAGCTGCCGAGGCTCCGGCAGGGCTGGACGAGGCCCGTTTGGGGCAGCCGAGGCTCCGGCAGGGTGAAACGGCTCTCATCGGTGAGAGCCGAGGCGTCGGCAGGGGTAAACGCGTCCCGTTTGACGCTGCCTTTGCGGCTTTTTGACCGGGCGGGGATTCCGCCAAGCCCGCAGTGGCATGGCAGGGCCAGGCGGGGGTTGACGGCTGAAACACGACGCATATTTTTCGGGCCAGTTCGTCCTTTATCACATCGGACTGGTTGTCCGGCGGAGGGAAGAACCCACCAACCAGCGGCAACCCTTCACACACGAAATACGTGGCTCGATTCGGACAAGCATTCTTCGGCGACGGCTCACGCTTCGGGGCGCAGGACCCTCCGCGACCAACTAGAACCAAAAACATGGCTTCCAACGCCCTACCAGATAAACGCGACCGCCTTTTCGCACTCGGCGATGATATGTGCGACGGTGCCCATACCCACGAAGTGGCGATCGGGCTCAAACAAAACACCGAAGCCGTGGTGCGCCCGGCGCTGGATGCGGCACGCGCTGCCGAATCCACCTACGGTGCCTGCCAGGTGCTGAGAAAAAACGCGAACGCCGCCCACAACACGGCGGACAATGCGGCGAAGGTGTTCATCACCAACGCCAAAAAGCGCCTGTCGAAGTTCTTCGGCGAAGCCTACACCACCGAATGGGGTGCGGCGGGCTGGCCGAACAACTCCACAGGAATGCCAAGCACCCAGGCGGAGCGTTTCAGCCTGATCAACAGCCTGAAACTCCACTTCACCGCCAACCCCGCCCATGAAAGTGCGGACATGGAGGTGACAGCGGCGCTGGCCACCACGCTGCATACCACGATCAGCAATGCACGCGCGGCGCTGGACCAAAAAGTGACGGAGAGCGGGCAGGCGAAAGCTGCCCGCGATGCCGCCGAGACAAACCTGCGCAAGCGCCTCCGTGGCATGATCACCGAGCTGGAAACGCTGCTGGGCGCGGAAGACCCACTCTGGCACGCCTTTGGCCTCAGCCGCCCTGCGGATGAAGAGACGCCCGAAGCGCCCAGCTTCACCACGGCGACTCCGGGCGGTGCTGGCATCACCCATGTGGACTGGGATGATGCGCTGCGTGCGGATCACTACCGCGTGTGGATTCTCATCGTGGGCACGGACAATGATTTCCGTGCGGTGGAAACCGTGACCGATAGCGATGCGACCCTGAGCGGCCTGCCAAGCGGCAGCACGGTGAAGATCCAAGTCACCTCCGTGAACGGTGCGGGCGAAAGCGGCGCGGGACCGATCGCGCAAATCGTTGTTCCGTGAGTTGAAGACGGGGAGACTATCAGACTATCAGACTGGGAGACGATGAGACTATGAAGACGAAGATTGTTCGGCATACGGATTTGGAAGTGTATCGGCGTGCGTTTGCGGCGGCGATGCAGGTGTTCAAATTGAGCAAGGCGTTCCCGAAAGAGGAACGTTACTCGCTCACCGATCAGGCTCGCCGCGCTTCCCGGTCTGTCGCCGCCAACATCTCTGAAGGATGGCGCAAACGGCGTTACGCGGCCTCGTTCGTCAGCAAGCTCAACGATGCTGAAGGCGAGGCCGCAGAAACGCAAACGTGGCTGCAATTCGCCGTGGAGTGTGACTACCTCAAACCCGAGGACACCCGTGCTTTATATGCCGAATACGACCAACTCATCGCCATGCTCGTGACGATGCAAAACCAACCCGAAGTTTGGAAACTTTGAGACTGGCAGCAGTCTCCCCGTCTGAAAGTCTCCAAGTCTGACAGTCTCAAAGTCTCAAAGTCTTCCCAGTTATGCCTTTCGACCCAGCATGGCCCCAAAACGGCCAAAACATCGACGCTGACCGTTTTCGTGGTCAGTTCGCCGGAATCATCGACCTCATCGGCAGCGGCTCCGGCATCAATGCCGCGCAAGTGGACAGCACGAACACCCTGCCGCCGAGCACTCCGGCGAATGCGAGCGTGAGTGTGGTGGGGAACACGCTGCATTTTACCTTTGAAATCCCGCAGGGGCAGGAAGGCCCGATGGGCCAGCAGGGGCCGCCCTTTTCACAGGCGGTGGTGGATGCGGTGAACACCGTGAACCCCGGCGATCCCGCTGCCGTGGGCGTGAGCTTCGATGGAACAAACGTGCGCTTCACCTTCGACATCCCGCGTGGCAGTGATGGCGGCCAAGGACCCGCCGGAAATGACGGTGGCCAAGGGCCACCCGGCA from Verrucomicrobiaceae bacterium includes these protein-coding regions:
- a CDS encoding fibronectin type III domain-containing protein is translated as MASNALPDKRDRLFALGDDMCDGAHTHEVAIGLKQNTEAVVRPALDAARAAESTYGACQVLRKNANAAHNTADNAAKVFITNAKKRLSKFFGEAYTTEWGAAGWPNNSTGMPSTQAERFSLINSLKLHFTANPAHESADMEVTAALATTLHTTISNARAALDQKVTESGQAKAARDAAETNLRKRLRGMITELETLLGAEDPLWHAFGLSRPADEETPEAPSFTTATPGGAGITHVDWDDALRADHYRVWILIVGTDNDFRAVETVTDSDATLSGLPSGSTVKIQVTSVNGAGESGAGPIAQIVVP
- a CDS encoding restriction endonuclease, whose amino-acid sequence is MRIAKIYSHLNGLEYLMVHHKKLWKEVQDVIVAVDAEACKTKISKEKGMEGDILYSPPAMNESFKTLLADKQWKESRVTYWVTEDEKLIRQTLQKSADEQKDEITSAGYTPILSYNQTDFVKERVAIEVQFGKYSFVAYDLFVKHLAFYMRDQIDVGIEILAMKSLQRQMSSGPGYFEGELYNVIRNGRGVPAVPLVVIGVEP
- a CDS encoding four helix bundle protein, whose amino-acid sequence is MKTKIVRHTDLEVYRRAFAAAMQVFKLSKAFPKEERYSLTDQARRASRSVAANISEGWRKRRYAASFVSKLNDAEGEAAETQTWLQFAVECDYLKPEDTRALYAEYDQLIAMLVTMQNQPEVWKL
- a CDS encoding AAA family ATPase, translating into MLVKAFLDFVATVDRATILPTLAAADQTRAEIIERFPLDEFATLPLERFAVGKNDKSTLCYLLEFGSDSLGSMSGGSAGKLGVYYNRKSQMWRSAIPDMPDPQAAWQALRADFLSCIELGKTGRWDEIDALPVARYTSALRTKWLHVHFPDEVINIYSFYHLKQWIRMFGGVSKRIHGKRFTAFANRQLVEILRAIPELNGRSLREIGHLLYSWPESPLRKTKPSDDGDDDDETKTTPAMIWTKPPLNQILYGPPGTGKTYEVIRHAAEIIEGREIPDDDHAKAAYDKACDSGRIRLATFHQSFSYEDFIEGIRPVMRKDGTAGFEVRDGVFKEIASDARIACLFSASQSNATVTSGGYQRPKSDDSETGRVWKIADELLQISGKQPERKEIIEEAVKAGINFNTAATQASKWLNSQGVEPPVEDDDEVDPVVQMEGNRPYVLIIDEINRGNISRIFGELITLIEEDKREGAENALRVTLPSSRELFAVPPNLYILGTMNTADKSLALLDVALRRRFEFEELAPNFSFCEGLTDEMKSVLNRLNERIELRKDRDHRIGHAFFMGVKDAEGFNRVFRRKVVPLLQEYFFNDIDGARFVLGEEAPNSEKGFLRPLKAKVESKYQRNRWRWFTDEEPEMDCWAVLNANLAET
- a CDS encoding DUF1566 domain-containing protein yields the protein MNPAPLVTDGSGHLNLIAGVNLTNCATTYGSTTVTCASTTGLTTGLAVVGYGVSNGARVTSVTNATQFVISIAAIATTTGRNFNAVSMANASPDAHLMRVNMGGLDYDECWTINRKVNPRSLTMTWRAQALVGGVLSGPVLTTTQTYTPTAGTAPANRLTAYPMGAWSEVKLPDTSQAISTTTTFGEDSDYTTAPAANPQSFTDNGDGTITDNVTGLMWQKADAGEMTWENAVNNASAQSTGGYSDWRLPNPHEQSNRSAAILPITFGAMRDAQHLAVL
- a CDS encoding HAMP domain-containing protein, producing the protein MSRVRLPLYGKILSWFALNLAVLALLFFFFLKAQFRLGLDWMLSGEPGDRIAAIGETITFEFSRLAESEWPAHLSDYDQKHDVTFGLFDGRGEQLHGKPLTPPPEVMPRLIDRRPLGEKLARRAPGPVSKRPADAPPKPRFMMRAGDPARYWAGVHLDLVAQDGRSLTLVMVSESISGGGLFFDLRPWLWLAAAALLISALMWMPFVRGITGFIGTLNHAAGRIAHGKFDERIEKQRSDELGELSTSVNTMAAQLGDYMREQNASPPMSHTSYAAPSPACRWRSAWWSSAARPINPPTCKNSTASSSTWPNSSKRSSPSPKPKPSLTAKRPKTSICANCSKTSSPAKRPKTASNSRSATSSSTACKTPWIAASATSCATPSATLKTSKSPPTLKTAT
- a CDS encoding response regulator transcription factor; the protein is MSASHSAMRLLIIDDDTELCQLVADYLKPMGFEVEMEHDGEHGAERATSEPWAAIILDVMMPGCDGFEVLRRIRAKSKVPVMMLTGRGEEVDRIVGLELGADDYLPKTFSSRELLARLRALLRRTGWIAETAPQAPVKELVIGELRINPETHDVILGDQPVQLTPAEFGLLLSLAKAHGRVKTREQLIEEVADREWDVFDRAIDMHISTLRKKLGDDPKEPRFIKTVRGYGYQLVTPAR
- a CDS encoding site-specific DNA-methyltransferase, with amino-acid sequence MSENDPKIARKYGPQERAVVFEGDCLKLLRSIPDGAASLVVTSPPYNIGKAYERRNPVAQYVDDQRAVIQECVRTLKPGGSICWQVGNYVDRGAIIPLDYLLFPVFSELGLQMRNRVVWHFEHGLHCSRRLSGRYEVIMWLTKGDDYHFDVDPIRIPQKYPGKKYFKGPKAGEYSCNPLGKNPGDLWVIPNVKSNHVEKSDHPCQFPVELIERLILSLTRPNDLVLDPYLGAGTTIIAAIRHGRRGVGAEVMPHYAEIARDRVTKSIQGTLPVRPMNKPVFNPDDAGLALRSAPWLNGNGHENEQMMLLETPDRSEVENLNRVPVTYPKPKRARKTK